One Acidobacteriota bacterium genomic window carries:
- a CDS encoding alcohol dehydrogenase catalytic domain-containing protein has translation MQALKKMSLTENGLVYVDSQPEPAIGHADVKIRMQAASICGTDQSIYQITARQGMRDEMLIYNGGDVNLYQPIVVGHEFCGEVVEVGVDVPAGLVQVGDYVTSEMHISCGHCQQCRTGKRHICRNTRVKGVHLDGAFAEYIVVPSENVINLERFGGRGVISPRIGAFLDALGNAVHTVSEGEVAGKTVAVLGCGAQGLMATAVARTLGASRIYVTDFSNPTGSFDLPTMAKRFALAKEMGADFCFDMNEDASPGQKPELFERARSEHGGGIDVILEMSGAESAYNDAGVIVKNGGLIVLLGIPARPLSNYDIGKYIVWRGVTIKGIFGRRMFETWYSMLDLLETESSGLKAKVEKIIAPETVALTNFERGFELVRTHKSVKQLLVLDDKTVI, from the coding sequence ATGCAAGCACTTAAAAAGATGAGTCTCACTGAAAACGGTCTGGTTTATGTTGACAGCCAACCGGAACCGGCTATCGGACACGCTGATGTGAAGATTCGTATGCAAGCCGCTTCGATTTGCGGCACCGATCAGAGCATTTATCAAATCACTGCGCGACAAGGCATGCGCGACGAGATGTTGATTTACAATGGCGGCGATGTGAATCTCTATCAACCCATCGTTGTCGGTCATGAATTTTGCGGCGAAGTGGTTGAAGTCGGCGTTGATGTTCCTGCGGGTTTGGTACAGGTCGGCGATTATGTCACCAGTGAAATGCACATCAGTTGCGGACATTGTCAACAATGTCGCACAGGCAAACGCCATATCTGTCGCAACACCCGCGTCAAGGGCGTGCATCTTGATGGCGCGTTTGCCGAATACATCGTCGTGCCTTCGGAAAACGTCATCAACCTTGAACGCTTCGGCGGTCGCGGGGTGATTTCCCCGCGCATCGGCGCATTTCTTGATGCGCTTGGAAACGCCGTGCATACCGTGAGTGAAGGCGAAGTCGCGGGTAAAACGGTTGCCGTGCTGGGCTGTGGCGCGCAAGGACTGATGGCAACCGCAGTGGCGCGCACGCTTGGCGCTTCGCGAATTTATGTCACGGATTTTTCCAACCCCACGGGCAGTTTTGATTTGCCGACCATGGCAAAGCGCTTTGCACTGGCGAAAGAGATGGGCGCGGATTTTTGCTTCGATATGAACGAAGATGCGTCGCCCGGTCAAAAACCGGAACTCTTTGAACGCGCGCGCAGCGAACACGGCGGCGGCATCGATGTGATTTTAGAAATGAGCGGCGCGGAATCGGCATATAACGATGCCGGTGTGATTGTTAAAAACGGCGGCTTGATTGTTTTGCTGGGCATTCCTGCGCGCCCGCTTTCAAATTATGACATCGGCAAATATATCGTCTGGCGCGGCGTGACTATCAAAGGCATTTTCGGGCGACGAATGTTTGAAACCTGGTATTCGATGCTCGATTTACTGGAAACTGAAAGTTCGGGACTGAAAGCCAAAGTTGAAAAAATTATCGCCCCCGAAACTGTCGCGCTGACTAATTTTGAGCGAGGGTTTGAACTCGTGCGCACCCACAAATCGGTCAAACAACTGCTCGTTCTGGATGATAAAACGGTCATTTAA
- a CDS encoding Uma2 family endonuclease, giving the protein MRNMRKAIEPLLTIADLDAMPDDGNRYELIEGDIYMSRSPTISHQLALQNLQVELALFLRSNPLGILLPGIGVIFDDFNGVIPDLIFIANENIQDLASGDRVYGSPDIAIEIISPGAENERRDRSMKRRLYSLHKVKEYWIVDPYKYTIEVYKLKKRGLDLAATFGIKDQLTSAVLKGLRLPVKTILTR; this is encoded by the coding sequence ATGAGAAATATGAGAAAAGCAATCGAACCGCTCCTGACAATCGCTGACCTCGACGCCATGCCCGATGATGGCAACCGATATGAATTGATCGAAGGAGATATTTATATGTCGCGTTCCCCCACGATTTCACACCAACTTGCTTTGCAAAATTTGCAGGTGGAACTTGCTCTATTTTTGCGAAGTAATCCGCTGGGAATTTTGCTGCCCGGCATTGGCGTCATCTTCGATGATTTCAACGGGGTGATTCCCGATTTGATTTTTATCGCCAATGAAAATATTCAAGACCTCGCTTCCGGTGACCGGGTTTATGGTTCACCCGATATTGCCATCGAAATCATTTCGCCCGGCGCGGAAAATGAACGCCGCGACCGCAGCATGAAACGCAGGCTTTATAGTCTGCACAAAGTCAAAGAGTATTGGATTGTTGACCCCTACAAATACACTATCGAAGTTTACAAATTGAAAAAGCGCGGGCTTGACCTCGCCGCGACTTTCGGAATTAAAGACCAATTGACCTCTGCGGTTTTGAAAGGTTTGCGCTTGCCGGTAAAAACCATTCTCACTCGTTAA
- a CDS encoding AlkA N-terminal domain-containing protein → MKLDRDICYKAALSRDQRFDGRFFIGVTSTGIYCRPICPARTPKPTNMKFFACAAAAEEAGFRACRRCRPESAPGTPAWLGTSVTVARALKLISEGALDETNLEFLAARLGMGERHLRRLFTEELGVSPSVVAQTRRVHFAAKLLEETQLPIGEVAFGAGFRSIRRFNDVMKKSFGKSPSMFRRAIDKTDSRNESGKLNLKIPFRHPYNWQQVVGFLQPRAITGVEVITPYSYRRTFAIQNACGILEVRPSMKEHCLWLSLPAIDTRLLRVIVERVRRLFDCNADPLRISEHLKQDALLAPIIRRHQGLRVPGAFDNFEIAVRAILGQQITVAGATTLSGRLVQTLGKKIYDDRNDGLTCLFPTPEVLAASDLTEIGLPQARAKTISALAEAVLERPTLLDGIDGLDETLIALTAIKGIGEWTAQYIAMRVMGEPDAFPASDLALRRAASNSTEPISAKALAEQAEAWRPWRSYAAMFLWSSLK, encoded by the coding sequence ATGAAATTAGACCGTGACATCTGTTACAAAGCCGCGCTCAGTCGTGACCAGCGTTTCGACGGGCGCTTTTTCATCGGCGTCACCAGCACCGGAATCTATTGTCGTCCGATTTGTCCGGCGCGCACCCCGAAACCAACGAATATGAAATTTTTCGCCTGTGCCGCCGCCGCCGAAGAAGCCGGCTTTCGCGCCTGTCGCCGTTGTCGCCCGGAATCCGCGCCCGGTACACCCGCCTGGCTTGGCACATCGGTTACCGTAGCGCGCGCCCTCAAATTGATTTCCGAAGGCGCGCTCGATGAAACCAATCTTGAATTTTTAGCCGCCCGGCTCGGCATGGGAGAACGCCATCTGAGAAGATTATTCACCGAAGAACTCGGCGTTTCGCCATCGGTGGTGGCGCAAACCCGACGTGTGCATTTTGCCGCAAAACTTCTCGAAGAAACCCAACTGCCCATCGGCGAAGTCGCCTTCGGCGCGGGCTTTCGCAGCATCCGCCGCTTCAACGATGTGATGAAAAAATCGTTCGGCAAATCACCTTCGATGTTTCGCCGGGCGATTGATAAAACCGATTCACGAAATGAATCGGGCAAACTCAATTTGAAAATTCCTTTTCGTCATCCCTACAACTGGCAACAGGTGGTGGGTTTCCTGCAACCGCGAGCCATCACCGGTGTCGAAGTCATCACGCCCTACAGTTATCGCCGCACCTTTGCCATTCAAAATGCCTGTGGCATTTTAGAAGTGCGCCCTTCGATGAAAGAGCATTGTTTATGGCTGTCGCTTCCGGCAATCGATACGCGACTCTTGCGCGTCATCGTTGAACGAGTGCGGCGATTGTTTGATTGCAACGCCGACCCGCTGCGCATTTCAGAACATTTGAAACAGGACGCCTTGCTTGCGCCAATTATTCGCAGACATCAAGGGTTGAGAGTTCCCGGCGCGTTCGATAATTTTGAAATCGCCGTGCGCGCCATTCTCGGTCAACAAATCACCGTTGCCGGCGCAACCACCTTATCGGGGCGTCTGGTGCAAACCTTAGGCAAAAAAATTTATGACGACCGCAACGATGGACTCACCTGCCTTTTTCCAACACCCGAAGTGTTAGCCGCAAGTGACCTCACGGAAATCGGACTTCCGCAAGCGCGCGCCAAAACCATTTCCGCTTTAGCCGAAGCGGTACTCGAACGTCCGACCTTGCTTGATGGCATAGATGGGTTGGACGAAACGCTCATCGCCCTGACTGCAATCAAAGGCATCGGCGAATGGACGGCTCAATACATCGCCATGCGGGTGATGGGCGAACCCGACGCTTTTCCGGCAAGCGACCTTGCACTGAGACGCGCCGCCTCAAATAGCACGGAACCCATTTCGGCAAAGGCGCTCGCCGAACAAGCCGAAGCGTGGCGACCGTGGCGTTCATATGCGGCAATGTTTTTGTGGTCGAGTTTGAAATAG
- a CDS encoding quinone oxidoreductase — MKAIVVEQYGGAEALQVKEVDKPTPNQGEALVKLAATGLNFIDVYHRTGLYPLPLPFTPGNEGAGTVEAVGSGVTEVAVGDRVAYVGAMGAYAEYTLVPAGRLIKLPNAIDERSAAAAMLQGMTAHYLVYSTYQLKSGDTALIHAAAGGVGLLLIQMAKRIGARVIGTCSTQAKAQLAREAGADEIILYTEKDFEEEVKRLTNNRGVQVVYDSVGKTTFLKSLKCLAPRGMLALFGQSSGTVEAFNPALLAQQGSIFLTRPSLFHYVATREELEWRADDVLSWVAAGELKLRIEQTFALADASEAHRALEGRKTTGKVLLIP; from the coding sequence ATGAAAGCAATCGTTGTTGAACAATATGGCGGCGCGGAGGCGTTGCAGGTCAAAGAAGTTGATAAACCGACGCCGAATCAGGGCGAAGCATTGGTGAAACTCGCGGCGACGGGATTGAATTTTATTGACGTTTATCATCGCACAGGACTTTATCCGTTGCCGCTTCCCTTCACGCCGGGCAATGAAGGCGCGGGCACGGTTGAAGCCGTAGGCAGCGGCGTGACTGAAGTTGCAGTCGGCGACCGCGTGGCTTATGTTGGCGCGATGGGCGCTTATGCAGAATATACCCTCGTGCCTGCCGGTCGTTTGATTAAACTCCCCAATGCGATTGATGAACGAAGCGCCGCCGCCGCGATGTTGCAAGGTATGACCGCGCACTATCTGGTCTATTCGACGTATCAATTAAAAAGCGGCGATACGGCATTGATTCATGCGGCAGCAGGTGGCGTCGGTCTGTTGTTGATTCAAATGGCAAAACGTATCGGCGCGCGGGTGATTGGCACCTGTTCAACCCAAGCCAAAGCGCAACTCGCGCGTGAGGCAGGCGCAGACGAAATCATTCTCTATACTGAAAAAGATTTTGAAGAAGAGGTCAAACGCCTGACGAATAATCGAGGGGTGCAGGTGGTTTATGATTCGGTTGGCAAGACGACCTTTTTGAAAAGTTTGAAATGTTTAGCGCCGCGCGGCATGCTCGCATTGTTTGGACAATCGAGCGGCACGGTCGAAGCCTTCAATCCGGCATTGCTTGCGCAACAAGGTTCAATCTTTTTAACCCGACCGAGTCTGTTTCATTACGTTGCCACACGCGAAGAATTAGAGTGGCGCGCCGATGATGTGTTGAGTTGGGTGGCAGCGGGCGAATTGAAACTCAGAATCGAACAAACCTTTGCGCTCGCCGATGCCAGTGAGGCGCATCGCGCGTTGGAAGGTCGAAAGACGACCGGCAAAGTGCTGCTCATTCCGTAA
- a CDS encoding MmcQ/YjbR family DNA-binding protein: MIIETLRHYCLSLPHATEGVQGDSDLLFRLGGKMFAVTNLDGTPTKVSFKCTPEKFDELIESAGIIPAPYLARNKWVMVERLNALNDKELKALIKHSYDMLFAKLPKKIKTTLITRS, from the coding sequence ATGATCATCGAAACCTTGCGCCACTATTGTCTGTCATTGCCACACGCCACCGAAGGCGTACAAGGGGACAGCGATTTACTGTTTCGCCTCGGCGGAAAAATGTTTGCGGTGACCAATCTCGATGGCACGCCAACTAAAGTGTCATTCAAATGCACGCCCGAAAAATTCGATGAGTTGATTGAAAGCGCCGGCATCATTCCTGCGCCCTATCTGGCGCGCAATAAATGGGTGATGGTTGAACGCTTGAATGCGCTCAATGATAAAGAACTCAAAGCCTTAATTAAACATTCATACGATATGCTTTTTGCGAAATTGCCTAAGAAAATTAAAACCACTTTGATTACGCGATCATAG
- a CDS encoding methylated-DNA--[protein]-cysteine S-methyltransferase, translating into MNNESKRYTLIDSPVGKILIAGTSETLTQVWFLEGKHPVKIPTEWQADDHLFKEAIAQLDAYFERKLFTFDLPLRLEGTPFQIEVWNALKEIPYGKTISYGELARRIDRPKAVRAVGAANGQNPISIIVPCHRVIGSNGSLTGYGGGLKNKEALLALEQGRVSRLTSQASLFE; encoded by the coding sequence ATGAACAACGAAAGCAAACGCTATACATTGATTGATAGTCCGGTCGGCAAAATTTTAATCGCCGGAACCTCGGAAACCTTAACCCAAGTCTGGTTTCTCGAAGGCAAACATCCGGTGAAGATTCCAACTGAATGGCAAGCGGATGATCATTTATTCAAAGAAGCCATCGCACAACTCGACGCCTATTTTGAACGCAAACTGTTTACTTTTGATTTGCCGCTCAGACTCGAAGGCACGCCGTTTCAAATCGAAGTGTGGAATGCGTTGAAAGAGATTCCTTACGGAAAAACGATTTCTTATGGCGAACTGGCGCGACGTATTGATAGACCGAAGGCGGTTCGCGCGGTCGGCGCGGCGAATGGGCAAAATCCGATTTCGATTATCGTTCCCTGCCACCGGGTCATCGGCAGCAACGGCTCGCTTACCGGTTACGGCGGCGGACTGAAAAATAAAGAAGCCTTGTTAGCTTTAGAACAAGGCAGAGTTTCGCGGCTCACATCACAAGCCTCGCTATTCGAGTAG
- a CDS encoding DUF1080 domain-containing protein, with protein sequence MFNKFFSLCILLLLSTTAMAQKNPYVGKWDITATPAKGDKQVFWLEIKPDNTGTFLYRWGSVYKLISVAVDNGELTFDSSQPGMKQIHKAKIEGGKLVGTLTISNTKTNQTETVNWVGVRAPKWGNANANAKHKFGKPIELFDGKSIETTWGVEHQGQESGWSVVDGVMTNKAGANNLVSKQTFKDFKIACEYKLEAKSNSGIYLRGRYELQVLDDYGKEAESHGHMGIYSRIAPMTNASKPAGEWQTMEATIIGNRVTVFLNGKKVHDNQVIDGLTGGALNANEDQPGPIMLQGDHGKVWFKKVTVTPIIK encoded by the coding sequence ATGTTCAACAAATTTTTTTCACTTTGCATTCTATTACTGCTGAGCACAACCGCTATGGCGCAAAAAAATCCTTACGTTGGTAAATGGGACATCACCGCAACCCCGGCAAAAGGCGATAAACAGGTTTTCTGGCTCGAAATCAAGCCCGATAACACCGGCACATTTTTATATCGCTGGGGAAGCGTTTATAAACTCATATCGGTTGCCGTCGACAATGGCGAACTCACTTTCGATTCATCGCAACCCGGCATGAAACAAATTCACAAAGCGAAAATCGAAGGCGGCAAACTGGTCGGCACTTTAACGATTAGCAATACCAAAACCAATCAAACTGAAACCGTCAACTGGGTCGGCGTTCGCGCGCCGAAATGGGGCAACGCGAATGCCAATGCCAAACACAAATTCGGAAAACCCATTGAACTTTTCGATGGCAAAAGCATCGAAACGACCTGGGGCGTTGAACATCAAGGTCAGGAGTCGGGTTGGTCTGTGGTTGATGGCGTGATGACCAACAAAGCCGGAGCCAACAATCTGGTTTCAAAACAAACCTTCAAAGATTTCAAAATCGCCTGCGAATACAAACTCGAAGCAAAGAGCAACAGTGGCATTTACCTGCGCGGGCGTTATGAATTGCAGGTGCTCGATGATTACGGCAAAGAAGCGGAAAGCCACGGACATATGGGCATCTACAGTCGCATCGCGCCGATGACCAATGCCAGCAAACCCGCAGGTGAATGGCAGACTATGGAAGCCACGATTATCGGCAATCGCGTCACGGTTTTCTTAAATGGTAAAAAAGTTCATGACAATCAAGTGATTGATGGACTCACGGGCGGCGCGCTCAACGCCAATGAAGACCAACCGGGACCGATTATGTTGCAAGGCGACCACGGCAAAGTCTGGTTCAAAAAAGTCACAGTTACACCGATTATCAAGTAG
- a CDS encoding Gfo/Idh/MocA family oxidoreductase, whose product MKKDKITRRNFVAGTAGAAFSLMVVPRHVLGGTGFLAPSDRLNIAVVGTGGQGASDATELVAGGENIVAICDVDFNYVDKSIANRTKSRDGKPNPDFIKLQEAYTKAKRHTDYRKMLDEQKDIDAVLVATPDHLHAVIAKAAMELGKHVYVEKPLTWSVYEARVLRETAARKKVVTQMGNHGHSSEEARLINEWIQAGVIGQVREVQVWTNRPIWPQGIPRPGKGGSGAPENVSWDQRGVWQTSAAAFAGNYPVPEGLNWDLYLGPGPDVQYHPIYHPFNWRGWVEWGTGALGDMAAHLLDHPYWALGLKYPTSIEATSTPFGPGWDGKPASYPQATQVVYKFPARGAQPGVTLTWSDGGLMPGRPDVLPDNVPLQRGGGVIFIGEKGILMHETYGKNPKLYPESLMEVALKVPKRYERIETNERKDALHKLNWSKAAKGQGKATTPFDYAGPLTETMLLGIVALRTGQGKRIYYDGEAGKVTNIADANQYLQREYRKGWSL is encoded by the coding sequence ATGAAAAAAGACAAAATCACGCGCCGCAATTTCGTTGCAGGCACTGCGGGTGCGGCGTTCTCCTTGATGGTCGTGCCACGCCACGTTCTCGGCGGCACCGGTTTTCTTGCGCCGAGCGACCGGCTCAACATCGCTGTCGTCGGCACCGGCGGGCAAGGCGCTTCTGACGCAACCGAACTGGTCGCCGGTGGTGAAAACATCGTCGCCATTTGCGATGTCGATTTCAATTATGTCGATAAATCAATTGCCAATCGCACGAAAAGCCGAGATGGCAAACCCAATCCCGATTTCATTAAATTGCAGGAAGCTTACACAAAAGCCAAACGTCACACCGATTATCGCAAGATGCTCGATGAGCAAAAAGATATTGACGCGGTGCTGGTGGCAACGCCAGACCACTTGCACGCGGTGATTGCCAAAGCTGCAATGGAACTCGGCAAACACGTCTATGTTGAAAAACCTTTAACCTGGTCAGTGTATGAAGCGCGTGTGCTTCGCGAAACCGCTGCCCGCAAAAAAGTGGTCACTCAGATGGGCAATCATGGTCATTCAAGCGAAGAAGCGCGACTCATCAACGAATGGATTCAGGCGGGCGTCATTGGTCAGGTGCGCGAAGTGCAGGTGTGGACGAATCGTCCGATCTGGCCGCAAGGCATTCCGCGTCCCGGTAAAGGGGGAAGCGGCGCGCCTGAAAATGTGAGCTGGGATCAGCGCGGCGTCTGGCAAACTTCAGCCGCTGCCTTTGCCGGAAATTATCCGGTGCCCGAAGGGTTGAACTGGGATTTGTATTTAGGCCCAGGTCCCGATGTGCAATACCATCCGATTTATCATCCGTTCAATTGGCGCGGGTGGGTCGAATGGGGCACCGGCGCGCTCGGTGATATGGCGGCGCATCTGCTCGATCATCCGTACTGGGCTTTAGGACTCAAATACCCGACATCCATTGAAGCAACCTCGACGCCATTTGGACCCGGTTGGGACGGCAAGCCTGCGAGTTACCCGCAAGCCACTCAGGTGGTTTATAAATTCCCGGCGCGCGGCGCGCAACCCGGCGTCACACTAACTTGGAGCGATGGCGGACTGATGCCCGGTCGTCCCGACGTCTTGCCCGATAATGTGCCGTTGCAACGCGGCGGCGGAGTGATTTTCATCGGCGAAAAAGGCATCCTGATGCACGAAACCTACGGCAAGAATCCCAAACTCTATCCCGAATCGTTGATGGAAGTCGCGCTCAAAGTGCCCAAGCGGTATGAGCGCATTGAGACCAACGAACGCAAAGACGCGCTGCACAAACTGAACTGGTCGAAAGCCGCAAAAGGTCAGGGCAAAGCCACCACGCCATTCGATTATGCGGGACCGCTTACGGAAACCATGTTGCTTGGCATCGTCGCGCTTCGCACAGGGCAAGGCAAACGCATTTACTATGATGGAGAAGCCGGAAAGGTCACCAACATTGCCGATGCCAATCAGTATTTGCAGCGCGAATATCGCAAAGGCTGGAGCCTCTAA
- a CDS encoding 3D domain-containing protein, producing MNQITNTGFNKTLSTFSILALLSGGSLITTGLSTAHAEGKKNSAQVAKVAVPAQVEIEDEETMELPGIFKTLPAEGAESTQKQTSHHLAKRQSDAQFSADLNKVAWLAPKRLEKKEESNSLPRRADKRENDLIIANKPEAKTIIIPKTITSKEAGEFHATAYCLKGRTATGEYVRRGIVAADPKILPLGTLVHIEAGKYSGVYKVADTGGAIRGRRIDIYVPSYSEAVSFGRKKIKIKVLGR from the coding sequence ATGAATCAAATAACCAACACTGGTTTTAACAAAACCCTCTCTACTTTTTCAATTCTAGCCCTCTTATCAGGAGGTTCATTAATCACCACAGGTCTTTCGACCGCCCATGCAGAAGGTAAAAAAAATTCGGCACAGGTTGCCAAAGTGGCTGTACCGGCTCAGGTAGAAATCGAAGATGAAGAGACCATGGAACTACCGGGCATTTTTAAAACCCTGCCCGCCGAAGGCGCTGAATCCACCCAAAAGCAGACTTCACATCATCTTGCTAAACGTCAATCCGACGCGCAGTTTTCAGCCGACTTAAATAAAGTGGCATGGCTTGCGCCAAAACGTCTGGAAAAGAAAGAAGAGAGTAACTCACTTCCAAGACGCGCCGATAAACGCGAAAATGATTTAATTATCGCCAACAAGCCCGAAGCCAAAACCATCATTATCCCTAAAACGATTACCAGCAAAGAAGCAGGCGAATTTCATGCGACCGCTTATTGTTTGAAAGGTCGCACCGCCACAGGCGAATATGTTCGCAGAGGCATTGTCGCCGCCGACCCCAAAATTTTACCGCTTGGCACCCTGGTACACATCGAAGCCGGTAAATATTCCGGCGTGTATAAAGTCGCTGATACAGGTGGGGCAATCCGTGGTCGCCGCATCGATATTTATGTTCCGTCTTATTCGGAAGCCGTGTCATTCGGCAGAAAGAAAATCAAAATCAAAGTTCTCGGTCGTTAA
- a CDS encoding RNA-binding protein, protein MKIFVGNLSYQTTEDELLNLFSQVGQVESASIVTDRETGRSRGFAFVEMSDDAGNKAIEQFNGYEFNGRNINVNEARPRQERSGGGGRGFGGNRGGGFGGGRGGRGNGGGGGRGGFNREPRW, encoded by the coding sequence ATGAAAATATTTGTAGGCAATCTGTCGTATCAGACGACAGAAGATGAACTGTTGAATCTATTTTCTCAGGTCGGGCAGGTTGAATCGGCATCAATTGTGACCGACAGAGAAACCGGTCGTTCAAGGGGTTTCGCGTTTGTTGAAATGAGTGATGATGCAGGCAACAAAGCGATTGAGCAGTTCAACGGGTATGAATTCAATGGGCGCAACATCAATGTCAACGAAGCGCGTCCCCGTCAGGAACGTAGCGGTGGCGGCGGTCGCGGATTCGGCGGTAATCGTGGCGGTGGATTCGGCGGTGGTCGTGGCGGACGTGGTAACGGCGGCGGCGGCGGTCGCGGTGGATTTAATCGCGAACCACGTTGGTAG